The Candidatus Nitrosocaldus cavascurensis genome segment CAGAGGTTAATGTATCGAAGATAGCAAGGTACGCTAGTAGTAGTAAGAGCAGCAGTAGCAACAGTAACACTAGCAGTATGATCATAGTGCCAGGGAAGGTATTGGGCTCTGGTAGCATAGAGCATCCAGTTACTGTAGCAGCATTCTCATTCTCCAACACTGCTGTAAAGAAGATACTAAATGCAAAAGGAAAGGTGTTGAGCATAGATGAGTTGGTTAGGATGAACCCAAAGGGTACTGGGGTGAGGATAATTGTCTAGTATAAGTGATGCTAAGCAGGATCTTAAGGGTAAGGATAAGGGCAAAGATGATGGTAAGGGTAATCCTATAGTTGTGGATGCTACAGGGCATATAGCAGGTAGGCTATGCTCATACGTAGCAAAGTTACTATTAGAAGGTAAGAGTGTAGTTATAGTCAATGCAGAGAAGGCATTTATAAGTGGTAAGAGAAGTTCTGTCATAGAGGAGTGGCATAAATTCCTAGAGATAGCAAGTGTTGTGCATCCAAAGCATGGTCCATTCCATCCAAGGAGGCCAGATAACATAATAAGGAGGATGGTAAGAGGCATGCTACCAAGGAAGAGGCCAAAGGGTATAAGTGCAATGAAGAGGCTTAGAGTATACATAGGCGTGCC includes the following:
- a CDS encoding 50S ribosomal protein L18e; protein product: MQMQNLVLVECIEMLKRAAKEHDAPIWSRVAELLARPRSRRAEVNVSKIARYASSSKSSSSNSNTSSMIIVPGKVLGSGSIEHPVTVAAFSFSNTAVKKILNAKGKVLSIDELVRMNPKGTGVRIIV
- a CDS encoding 50S ribosomal protein L13, which translates into the protein MSSISDAKQDLKGKDKGKDDGKGNPIVVDATGHIAGRLCSYVAKLLLEGKSVVIVNAEKAFISGKRSSVIEEWHKFLEIASVVHPKHGPFHPRRPDNIIRRMVRGMLPRKRPKGISAMKRLRVYIGVPEEYAGAEFKVFDDAKIRKPESYYISIYDLARSIGWSP